A section of the Citrus sinensis cultivar Valencia sweet orange chromosome 8, DVS_A1.0, whole genome shotgun sequence genome encodes:
- the LOC102618569 gene encoding CAX-interacting protein 4 yields the protein MPATAGRVRMPANNRVHSSAALQTHGIWQSAIGYDPYAPNKDDSKNSAQPKPSSNEPDADNPYNSYQGLLALARITNTNADEARGACKKCGRVGHLTFQCRNFLSVKEDKEKDQEAIQAAVLSELDKIKGKVGKLNGKGKVESENDSDEDEEEESESSDSDADSEMERIIAARLGKKVSNKGRSSGKKKRDDSDESFSDSDSESGKRKKRGRSKKRRSGKRRYSDSEDEDENKTKRKRRREKRRKRDESSDEEDERQHRRRKSRKEKKRRRSHRHANDSDSGTSEDSGGRYERKSRRSVTPSDSDASGSDDSRVGRGVKRSNKKSQNRHHRDYE from the coding sequence ATGCCGGCCACCGCTGGACGAGTTCGCATGCCCGCGAACAATAGGGTTCACAGTAGTGCAGCCCTGCAAACTCACGGTATATGGCAAAGTGCCATTGGGTACGACCCTTATGCACCAAACAAAGATGACTCCAAGAATTCAGCACAGCCGAAACCCTCTAGCAATGAACCAGATGCTGATAATCCGTACAATAGCTACCAAGGTCTTTTAGCGCTTGCCCGCATAACTAATACCAATGCCGACGAGGCTCGTGGAGCTTGCAAGAAATGCGGTCGTGTTGGGCACTTGACATTTCAGTGCAGGAACTTTCTGAGTGTTAAGGAAGATAAGGAAAAAGACCAGGAAGCAATTCAGGCTGCGGTTTTGTCTGAGTTGGATAAAATTAAGGGGAAGGTGGGGAAGCTGAACGGAAAAGGTAAGGTTGAGAGTGAGAATGACAGTGACGAGGATGAAGAAGAGGAGAGCGAAAGTTCAGACTCAGATGCAGATTCAGAGATGGAGAGGATTATAGCTGCAAGGCTTGGGAAGAAGGTTAGCAATAAAGGGAGATCGTCGGGGAAGAAGAAAAGGGATGATTCAGATGAAAGTTtttcagattcagattcagagtcaggaaagaggaagaagagggGGAGGTCTAAGAAGAGGAGGAGTGGAAAGAGGAGATATAGTGATTCAGAGGATGAGGATGAAAATAAGACAAAGAGgaagaggagaagagagaagAGGAGGAAGAGGGATGAGTCCTCAGATGAAGAGGATGAACGTCAACACCGTAGGAGGAAGAGTaggaaggagaagaagaggagGAGAAGTCATAGACATGCAAATGATTCTGATTCTGGTACATCCGAGGATTCTGGTGGAAGGTATGAGCGCAAGAGCCGAAGGTCTGTGACACCATCTGATTCTGATGCAAGTGGTTCGGATGATTCACGAGTTGGAAGGGGTGTAAAGAGGTCTAACAAGAAGAGCCAGAATCGCCACCACAGAGATTATGAATAA